A genomic segment from Fusarium keratoplasticum isolate Fu6.1 chromosome 10, whole genome shotgun sequence encodes:
- a CDS encoding Phospholipase, whose translation MSDSKKDGGGSSKGSRLSSMFEGLKIPDQLQDAKVHLIHQKHKIGKLGNLFNKNHRHDEEHEQRCDAKRTKMCEENRFQSYFPEREGNLVKWYVDGRDYFWAVSMALEQAKESIYITDWWLSPELFLRRPPHATQEYRLDKLIKRKAEEGVQIYVSIYKEVEQALTCNSAHSKHALRRLCPKGSPGHGNIHVARHPDHNVFENLGDMTLFWAHHEKFIVIDYSLAFIGGLDLCFGRWDNHQHVLSDIHPEGVIHETFPGQDFNNNRVMDFQNVSQWQDNELSKADYGRMPWHDVAMAVIGPCVYDIAEHFILRWNFVKRDKYKRDDRFDWLLLEGREGEDEDLVGVQRPKHPVGEYVKHPYSPMSTKNLENRGTIKAQIVRSSADWSSGILTDRSIQNAYIDIISKAQHYVYIENQFFITATGDQQPPIRNTIGRAIVDAVVRAAKEERKFRVIVLIPAVPGFAGDLRDNAAAGTRAIMDYQYKSICRGEHSIFGQCRAQGVDPTKHIFFFNLRSYDRLNKTPGIIKAEKETGVSYQQVQRAEAEEIMAEGIHGSYDPEDSEGDEHMRGDKKQSELDESIKRTMEARKIFEDALPKEEVKTSASVAHHAMAGGDLTTEVWDEEDPESEIKNWIQEELYIHGKLLIADDRIVVCGSSNLNDRSQQGDHDSELSIVMEDTRMIPSTMDGKPFEVGYHAATLRRYLWREHMGMLPPQPHDASEDINAMPPTINPENNIYEDDESYKFVEDPLSDELWEKWTGQATKNTELFRHIFHADPDDHIKTFEDYDRYLPPRGVKAGHVFDQFMPPEDCKKKLAQIQGHLVWFPLEFLRDAEMAERGLQVNSWTESVYT comes from the exons ATGTCCGACTCCAAAAAGGATGGTGGTGGGAGTAGCAAAGGGTCGCGTCTGTCGTCCATGTTTGAGGGGCTTAAGATTCCAGACCAACTGCAGGACGCCAAAGTTCACCTCATCCACCAAAA GCACAAGATTGGAAAGCTAGGTAATCTG TTCAACAAGAACCATCGCCATGACGAAGAACACGAACAACGGTGCGACGCGAAGCGCACCAAGATGTGTGAGGAGAACCGCTTCCAGTCTTACTTCCCCGAGCGTGAAGGCAACCTGGTAAAGTGGTATGTCGACGGCCGCGATTACTTTTGGGCCGTGTCCATGGCCCttgagcaggccaaggagtCCATCTACATTACCGATTGGTGGCTTTCTCCTGAGCTTTTCCTCCGTCGCCCACCGCACGCGACCCAGGAGTACCGActtgacaagctcatcaagagaaaggccgaggagggcgtcCAGATCTACGTGAGCATCTACAAGGAGGTCGAGCAGGCCTTGACCTGCAATTCGGCTCACTCCAAGCATGCATTGCGAAG ACTTTGCCCTAAGGGTAGCCCTGGTCATGGAAACATTCATGTTGCACGCCATCCAGATCACAATGTTTTTGAGAACTTAGGTG ACATGACCCTATTCTGGGCCCATCATGAAAAGTTCATCGTAATCGACTACTCCCTTGCCTTCATTGGAGGTCTGGATCTGTGTTTCGGTAGATGGGATAACCATCAGCATGTGTTGTCGGATATTCACCCCGAAGGCGTTATTCATGAGACTTTTCCGGGCCAAgacttcaacaacaaccgAGTCATGGACTTTCAGAATGTCTCTCAGTGGCAGGATAACGAATTGAGCAAGGCCGACTATGGGCGAATGCCGTGGCATGACGTGGCCATGGCTGTCATTGGACCCTGTGTCTACGACATTGCCGAACATTTCATCCTGCGCTGGAACTTTGTCAAGCGTGACAAGTACAAGCGCGATGATCGGTTCGATTGGCTACTACTCGAAGGCCGTGAaggagaggacgaggaccTAGTCGGAGTCCAACGCCCCAAGCACCCAGTCGGAGAATACGTCAAGCATCCCTACAGCCCTATGAGCACCAAGAACCTCGAAAACCGAGGAACAATCAAGGCTCAGATTGTGCGATCAAGCGCAGATTGGTCCAGCGGCATCCTCACAGACCGGAGTATCCAGAACGCCTATATCGATatcatctccaaggctcAGCATTATGTCTATATTGAGAACCAGTTCTTCATCACGGCCACTGGAGACCAACAGCCCCCTATTCGCAACACAATCGGCCGCGCCATAGTCGATGCCGTGGTACGCGCCGCCAAGGAAGAACGAAAATTCCGTGTCATTGTTCTGATTCCTGCCGTGCCTGGTTTTGCTGGAGACCTTAGAGACAATGCGGCTGCGGGTACACGAGCCATTATGGATTATCAGTACAAGTCGATTTGCAGAGGCGAGCACTCAATCTTTGGCCAGTGTCGCGCTCAAGGTGTCGACCCCACCAAGCAcattttcttcttcaacttgaGATCCTACGATCGTTTGAACAAGACTCctggcatcatcaaggctgagaaggagacggGCGTCAGCTACCAGCAAGTTCAACGTGCTGAAGCTGAGGAAATCATGGCAGAGGGTATCCACGGCAGTTATGACCCCGAAGACTCAGAGGGCGACGAGCACATGCGCGGAGATAAGAAGCAGTCTGAGTTGGACGAATCTATCAAGAGGACCATGGAAGCACGCAAGATCTTCGAGGATGCTTTGCCAAAGGAGGAGGTGAAGACGTCGGCTTCCGTTGCTCACCACGCCATGGCTGGTGGTGATTTGACTACGGAAGTctgggatgaggaggaccCTGAGTCTGAGATTAAGAACTGGATTCAGGAGGAACTCTATATCCACGGCAAGCTTCTTATTGCCGACGACCGAATCGTCGTGTGTGGAAGCAGCAACCTTAACGACCGAAGTCAGCAAGGTGATCATGACAGCGAACTCAGCATTGTCATGGAAGACACACGTATGATCCCGAGTACCATGGACGGTAAGCCATTCGAGGTTGGTTACCACGCGGCCACCCTCCGGCGGTATCTATGGCGCGAGCACATGGGTATGCTGCCCCCGCAGCCGCATGATGCTTCTGAGGATATCAACGCCATGCCCCCAACCATTAACCCCGAGAACAACATCtatgaggatgacgagagTTACAAGTTCGTCGAAGACCCTCTTAGCGATGAGCTCTGGGAGAAGTGGACCGGCCAGGCTACCAAGAACACGGAGTTGTTCAGACATATATTTCATGCTGACCCAGATGACCACA TCAAAACCTTTGAAGATTATGATCGCTACCTTCCGCCACGAGGCGTCAAGGCCGGTCACGTCTTTGACCAATTCATGCCTCCCGAGGACTGCAAGAAAAAGCTGGCACAGATTCAGGGTCACCTAGTGTGGTTTCCGCTTGAGTTCTTGAGGGACGCTGAAATGGCGGAGCGAGGACTGCAGGTCAATTCGTGGACCGAGTCCGTGTATACTTGA
- a CDS encoding Abhydrolase-3 domain-containing protein — protein sequence MAMETEATPSESHPTIPEPPDYVNPLESSSRWYLIARAQAIRSAASLGFSIANRTDPPAPSPTRDIWLDATLAKASPSSTDRAKTKIKAEVWIPPRPALGARTAVINFHGGGWILGQGTDDARWAGAVMANLDAVVFTVNYRLAPSCPFPTPMEDCVDAVLQIKHRAAEFGIDPDRIILSGFSAGATNALASWLILTDPGRWGYNFSIEPPRIAGLAVFYPVLDWTISRPEKRLTCSRPDLTLPKGLTDLIDASFIYPAIPREDRSDPRLSPGLMPDELLGKLPPVHIVLCEYDMLLAEGLKFTNRLKAAEKRFTMRLVAGERHAWDCPPPMSPKESVIIEYQEAVEAMASWFGKKCETDTESMRSMKLKRPTLKRPKYLSFKSWSGR from the coding sequence ATGGCGATGGAGACCGAGGCCACACCCTCCGAGTCACATCCAACTATACCGGAACCCCCGGACTATGTCAACCCTCTTGAATCCAGCTCACGCTGGTACCTGATTGCCCGTGCCCAGGCCATCCGTTCTGCCGCGAGCCTGGGCTTCAGCATCGCCAACCGCACCGATCCTCCTGCACCTTCGCCCACGCGGGACATTTGGCTCGATGCCACGCTCGCCAAGGCTTCGCCCAGCAGCACGGATCGGGCCAAGACAAAGATCAAGGCCGAAGTATGGATCCCGCCCCGTCCCGCCCTCGGCGCTCGGACAGCTGTCATCAACTTCCACGGCGGCGGATGGATTCTTGGGCAAGGCACTGATGATGCCCGATGGGCCGGCGCTGTCATGGCGAACCTAGACGCCGTTGTGTTTACTGTCAACTACCGACTGGCACCGTCATGTCCCTTCCCAACCCCGATGGAGGATTGTGTCGATGCTGTCCTCCAGATCAAACACCGCGCTGCAGAGTTTGGCATTGATCCTGATCGTATCATCCTCTCGGGCTTCTCCGCCGGCGCCACCAATGCTCTTGCGAGTTGGCTCATCCTCACGGATCCCGGCCGCTGGGGCTACAACTTTTCCATTGAGCCTCCCCGCATTGCGGGGTTGGCTGTCTTCTATCCTGTTCTTGACTGGACCATCTCACGTCCGGAGAAGCGGCTCACATGCTCACGGCCGGACCTCACACTGCCCAAGGGGCTTACAGATCTCATAGATGCATCTTTCATCTATCCAGCCATTCCCCGAGAGGATAGATCAGACCCACGCCTGTCTCCGGGTCTGATGCCTGATGAGCTCTTGGGAAAGCTTCCCCCGGTCCACATCGTCTTGTGCGAGTATGACATGCTCCTGGCTGAAGGTCTCAAATTCACCAATCGactcaaggctgccgagaaaCGGTTCACTATGCGTTTAGTTGCGGGCGAGCGACATGCCTGGGATTGTCCTCCGCCCATGTCACCTAAAGAGAGCGTCATCATCGAGTACCAAGAGGCTGTCGAAGCCATGGCCAGCTGGTTTGGGAAGAAGTGTGAGACCGACACAGAGTCGATGCGGTCTATGAAACTCAAGCGGCCGACGCTGAAACGGCCCAAGTATCTCTCATTCAAGTCCTGGTCTGGGAGGTAG
- a CDS encoding Zn(2)-C6 fungal-type domain-containing protein — MSRSRSGCATCKRRHRKCDETKPSCLQCRAQNIVCEGYDLVLRWDAGIPSQRRSVGAVIPAGPLPDRSKKRRRIDEGELQLQDSEMSPVRQRRLLDAATRSHSQSLSPANDLSTGLTRGVGNLDASPAKSSPQSLSTVDSPQTPTWHQPWPGRTERERFLFKQFCETTMFFLYSTDRNDWFKSHLCRLAYESEALLSALIATHLYTLNPQDPAPDFEEYYNRSLRLFRGQLDSYDGTLNMGIMCAGLFICTLNLFQGTPWSAHLDLMTRVYGLTSDLLHLRDMPQDLQFPIEIMGVMDLPTLVRGRRTVTLGIWSRYRASQDGSSSGRTTGVEIVTGLPRSLLDIFAEIQTEKADDLFLMWPGEVGDVPHCHLWEAYRLAGVLTGRRLRKCMANSDGSNMINTSLASPSTEVLMSRLMAAIDALCETCRRSQYSESLATNSILYPYTAARLEVAVLGRRPDWAQELRRLVRLCDPYAMTANFCTLDEMLDEALDKGDDDYDIDEQARRRNTEVATF, encoded by the exons ATGTCTCGATCCAGATCTGGCTGTGCAACCTGCAAGCGACGCCACCGAAAATGCGATGAGACAAAGCCAAGTTGCCTGCAGTGTCGGGCTCAAAACATAGTCTGCGAGGGTTATGACCTTGTGCTTCGCTGGGATGCGGGAATACCATCACAACGCCGTTCGGTTGGGGCTGTCATTCCTGCAGGACCATTGCCAGACCGCAGCAAGAAAAGGCGCAGGATTGACGAGGGCGAATTGCAGCTTCAAGACTCTGAGATGTCTCCAGTGAGACAGAGACGGTTACTAGACGCTGCTACACGATCGCATTCGCAATCTCTCTCGCCGGCCAATGACCTGTCAACAGGGTTGACCCGAGGAGTCGGAAACCTCGACGCTTCGCCAGCAAAGTCTTCACCCCAATCGTTATCTACGGTTGATTCTCCTCAGACTCCAACATGGCATCAACCTTGGCCAGGAAGAAccgagagggagaggttCCTGTTTAAGCAGT TCTGCGAAACAACAATGTTCTTTCTATATTCGACTGACCGCAATGACTGGTTCAAGTCGCATCTTTGCCGTCTGGCGTATGAATCAGAGGCCCTCCTGTCGGCCCTCATTGCCACGCATCTCTACACGCTAAACCCCCAAGATCCAGCGCCTGACTTTGAGGAATATTACAACCGCAGTCTTCGCTTGTTTCGCGGGCAACTTGATTCGTATGATGGCACCCTTAACATGGGGATCATGTGCGCAGGGTTATTTATTTGCACCTTGAAT CTCTTTCAAGGGACCCCGTGGTCGGCTCACTTGGATCTCATGACTAGAGTGTACGGCCTCACGTCTGATCTCTTACACCTGAGAGATATGCCACAAGACCTGCAGTTCCCAATCGAAATAATGGGAGTCATGGACCTACCAACCCTTGTCAGGGGCCGCAGAACTGTCACTCTTGGGATATGGTCTCGCTACCGAGCTTCACAAGATGGCTCATCAAGTGGAAGGACAACTGGAGTCGAGATAGTGACTGGTCTACCTCGCAGCCTCCTCGATATTTTTGCGGAAATCCAGACTGAAAAGGCTGACGACTTGTTCTTGATGTGGCCCGGCGAGGTGGGAGATGTACCACATTGCCATCTCTGGGAAGCATATCGTCTTGCGGGGGTCTTGACGGGACGCAGATTGAGGAAATGCATGGCAAACTCCGACGGCAGTAACATGATTAACACCAGCCTGGCATCCCCTAGTACCGAGGTGCTCATGTCTCGGCTCATGGCCGCCATAGATGCTCTATGCGAAACCTGCAGGCGATCACAGTACTCCGAGTCACTCGCCACCAACTCGATACTCTACCCCTACACAGCCGCACGGCTCGAGGTCGCGGTACTTGGTCGTCGGCCTGATTGGGCCCAGGAACTGCGTCGGCTCGTCAGGCTCTGCGATCCGTACGCTATGACGGCCAACTTCTGCACCCTTGATGAGATGCTGGATGAGGCGCTAGATAAGGGTGATGACGACTATGATATCGACGAGCAGGCCAGACGCAGGAACACTGAAGTTGCGACCTTTTGA
- a CDS encoding GLTP domain-containing protein encodes MSTAAYPPGGTIVQTLKRTYADVPVDEANGNAVSTTEFLEASEAMTTIFDAIGGVAFGPVKKDILFNIEKLRARQAAAPAESGNIQDLCRNELKTKKHEATEGALWLIRGLDFTCQALARNVANPSEELADSFRTSYADTLKPHHNWLVKPVFSAAMSAVPYRKDFYAKLGETPELVQKELDVYLAAFTRIVTILKEFINSKEAKW; translated from the exons atgtctaCTGCTGCGTACCCCCCTGGTGGCACTATTGTGCAGACCCTGAAGCGTACCTACGCTGATGTCCCTGTCGATGAGGCCAACGGCAATGCTGTCTCTACCACCGAGTTCCTCGAGGCTTCCGAGGCTATGACCACCATCTTTG ATGCCATCGGTGGTGTTGCCTTCGGCCCCGTCAAGAAGGATATCCTTTTCAACATCGAG AAACTCCGTGCCCGTCAGGCCGCTGCTCCCGCAGAGTCTGGCAACATCCAGGACCTCTGCCGAAACGagctcaagaccaagaagcaCGAGGCTACTGAGGGTGCTCTGTGGCTCATCCG TGGTCTCGATTTCACCTGCCAGGCCCTCGCTCGCAACGTCGCCAACCCCTcggaggagctggctgaCTCTTTCCGCACCTCATATGCCGACACCCTGAAGCCTCACCACAACTGGCTTGTCAAGCCCGTCTTCAGCGCTGCCATGAGTGCCGTCCCCTACCGCAAGGACTTCTACGCCAAGCTTGGCGAGACTCCTGAGCTCGTTCAGAAGGAGCTCGATGTCTACCTTGCTGCCTTCACCAGGATTGTCACCATCCTCAAGGAGTTCATCAACagcaaggaggccaagtggTAA